The Medicago truncatula cultivar Jemalong A17 chromosome 4, MtrunA17r5.0-ANR, whole genome shotgun sequence genome includes a region encoding these proteins:
- the LOC112418491 gene encoding uncharacterized protein, with amino-acid sequence MENNRGQQSRDLQRERRTQNARNRRQNISTEQREQELSRRRTNYRQSKERGKQPQTTSETNRDHMMPFNDLTNLNFTSSRVQGTHDNEAGISSRRRINHTTSAYFQGTHHNEAGPSSRRRFNHTTSGYFQGTHDNEAGPSRRNNDDTTSETPTSNVVSDTTPNDATSYYNQVTQVAAPEELRQLFSDTTIEGRHFRQNIRGYNHVMSFTSLGVHIDETMHATSRGIYTFRAQGSIYHKIGGFHPNQGSRPRFLQLYIYDTDNELQNRMIENPQLNQDVVRRLQNMLYQYNPFVHNLRQLALQPNVHECRLLIKERPSNQPQYNLPSASEVAAIIVGGDDVTLERGRDINIFSNDGNLQKVQETMGYYDPLQYPLLFPFGTYGWDLQTRNSSGTKISCRAYYSYMLQIRANDRSILLKSGRLLQQYVVDNYVKIETGRLRWMRRNQNNIRSKITSELGPNQTPQDRPDLLTRIFCSKFEQLKDDVITKGVLGKVKSYMYVTEFQKRGLPHVHMLLIFDNDDKLREPEDYDKVVRAEIPKVESEPQLYEAVLKHMIHGPCGRLNQKSPCMSKEGQCKKRYPKEFVEETRQGNDSYPQYRRQFNEQVSLNRNIHVDNKWMVPYNPWLLLKYDCHINVEVCSSIKSIKYLYKYVYKGPDRVAMEVHRGTNMDEIQQFVNARWICAPEALWRIFKFTLYKLYPSVERLQIHLPNHQEVRYYNHQQIVAVLNDDRNSKTMLTEFFALNQMDPYARNLLYRQIPEHYCWKKGVKKW; translated from the exons atGGAAAATAATCGCGGGCAACAGTCAAGGGATCTGCAAAGGGAAAGACGAACTCAAAATGCAAGAAATCGGAGGCAAAATATAAGCACCGAGCAAAGAGAACAAGAATTGTCTAGAAGACGAACAAATTATAGACAATCAAAAGAAAGGGGAAAACAACCTCAGACAACAAGTGAAACAAACAGAGATCACATGATGCCATTTAATGAtttgacaaatttaaatttcacaTCGTCACGTGTTCAAGGAACACATGACAATGAGGCTGGAATAAGTAGTCGTCGACGAATCAATCACACCACATCTG CATATTTTCAAGGAACTCATCATAATGAGGCTGGACCAAGTAGTCGTCGACGATTCAATCACACCACATCTG GATATTTTCAAGGAACTCATGACAATGAAGCGGGACCAAGTAGAAGAAATAATGATGACACTACAAGTG AGACTCCAACATCAAATGTCGTCTCCGACACCACACCTAATGACGCAACATCGTATTACAATCAAG TTACACAAGTAGCTGCTCCCGAAGAGCTGCGGCAGTTATTTTCAGACACTACAATTGAAGGTCGACATTTTAGACAAAATATTAGAGGTTACAACCATGTTATGTCTTTCACTTCCTTGGGTGTTCATATCGATGAAACAATGCATGCTACAAGTCGTGGTATATACACATTCCGTGCCCAAGGATCAATTTACCACAAAATAGGTGGATTTCATCCAAATCAAGGTTCTAGGCCGCGATTTTTGCAATTGTACATTTATGATACGGACAATGAGCTTCAAAATAGAATGATAGAAAACCCTCAACTAAACCAAGATGTTGTGCGTAGATTGCAAAATATGCTCTACCAATACAATCCTTTTGTGCATAATTTAAGGCAGCTTGCACTTCAGCCGAATGTTCACGAGTGTAGGCTTCTTATTAAGGAGCGTCCATCAAATCAACCTCAATATAATCTCCCATCTGCTTCAGAAGTCGCTGCAATTATTGTTGGCGGTGATGATGTAACACTGGAACGTGGACGAGATATAAACATCTTCAGCAACGATGGAAATCTACAAAAGGTTCAAGAAACAATGGGATATTATGATCCATTGCAATATCCGTTATTGTTTCCCTTTGGTACATATGGTTGGGACCTCCAAACAAGAAATTCTTCTGGAACAAAGATTTCATGTCGGGCATACTATAGTTACATGCTCCAG ATTCGTGCAAATGACCGATCTATATTGTTAAAATCTGGTCGACTTCTACAACAATATGTTGTTGATAACTATGTTAAGATAGAAACTGGAAGACTAAGGTGGATGCGGAGAAATCAGAATAATATTCGGTCTAAG ATCACTTCTGAACTTGGCCCTAATCAAACCCCACAAGATCGTCCTGACTTGCTAACAAGAATATTCTGCTCTAAATTTGAGCAATTGAAGGATGATGTCATAACTAAAGGTGTCTTAGGAAAGGTTAAAAGTTATATGTATGTAACTGAATTTCAGAAACGAGGTCTCCCGCATGTGCATATGTTGTTAATCTTTGATAACGATGACAAGTTACGAGAACCAGAAGATTATGATAAGGTGGTAAGAGCAGAAATACCAAAGGTTGAATCTGAGCCCCAATTGTATGAGGCAGTCCTAAAACACATGATTCATGGGCCATGCGGCAGACTGAATCAAAAGTCACCATGCATGAGTAAAGAAGGGCAATGTAAAAAGAGATATCCAAAAGAATTTGTAGAAGAGACCCGTCAAGGAAATGACTCATATCCTCAATACAGAAGACAATTTAATGAACAAGTTTCTCTTAATAGAAATATTCATGTAGATAACAAATGGATGGTTCCTTATAATCCATGGTTGCTGTTAAAATATGATTGTCACATAAATGTTGAGGTATGCAGCAGCATCAAAAGCATTAAATATCTCTACAAATATGTTTACAAGGGACCTGATCGTGTCGCGATGGAAGTTCATAGAGGAACAAATATGGATGAAATTCAGCAGTTTGTAAATGCAAGATGGATTTGTGCTCCAGAGGCATTATGGAGAATATTTAAATTCACTTTATACAAGTTATATCCCTCCGTTGAAAGACTGCAAATTCACTTACCAAATCATCAAGAAGTGCGATATTATAACCATCAACAAATTGTTGCTGTGCTGAATGATGACCGAAATTCAAAAACAATGCTCACAGAATTCTTTGCACTAAACCAAATGGATCCATATGCTAGAAATTTATTGTACAGACAAATTCCAGAGCATTATTGCTGGAAAAAAGGGGTTAAGAAATGgtag